In a genomic window of Roseiflexus castenholzii DSM 13941:
- a CDS encoding dynamin family protein: MTPFLTGRKLLTERQEALLEAIRAALEALRAALRRFGVDVAPADVRILDDAIAHLDELFLLVVAGEYNSGKSSFINALIGAPVVAEGVTPTTDRITVLRYGDMPGEMVGGAFLVEYRFPAEVLRRMAIVDTPGTNAIIQRHEELTRDFIPRADLVLFVTSASQPFSASERSFLELIRDWGKKVVIIVNKADLLDDAGLAEVVAFVGRHAEDLFGVRPEIFAVSSRLARQARDDDDQALWDASRFPAIEQYISDTLDEEQRVRLKLLSPLGVARRLAERYLIAVEDRLAALRDDVAAIENIERQLEQFRSDLADDFQRHRAEIANILNEFELRGMQFFDETIRVSNLFHLARHQQEISEAFARDIVADVPQQIEARLQALIDWMVEKNLRIWQGVMDYLRRERAVQHRSGLIGEIGGTFEYNRNALIESVAREAEKIVATYDREAEAQALTDEVRAAIASSTLVGAGAVGIGALLVLLLHGALLDVTGVLVAGVLALGGLYIIPNKRRQIKRQFHQRVADLRETLTATMERQFNAELDRMITRIRDAIDPYTRFVYTQHDHLLTTQRELSDAEAEISRLQAEVERS; encoded by the coding sequence ATGACGCCATTCCTGACCGGTCGAAAGCTGCTGACCGAGCGCCAGGAGGCGCTGCTCGAAGCGATTCGCGCGGCGCTCGAGGCGTTGCGCGCTGCGTTGAGGCGGTTCGGCGTCGATGTGGCGCCTGCCGATGTCCGGATTCTCGATGATGCCATCGCACATCTCGACGAACTCTTCCTGCTTGTCGTCGCCGGTGAGTACAATTCGGGCAAATCGAGTTTCATCAATGCACTGATAGGAGCGCCGGTCGTTGCCGAGGGTGTGACCCCGACCACCGACCGGATCACGGTCCTGCGCTATGGTGATATGCCGGGCGAGATGGTCGGCGGCGCATTTCTGGTCGAATATCGATTTCCGGCTGAGGTGCTGCGCCGCATGGCGATTGTAGACACGCCTGGCACGAATGCGATCATTCAGCGCCACGAAGAGTTGACGCGCGACTTTATCCCCCGCGCCGATCTCGTGCTGTTCGTAACGTCCGCCAGCCAGCCGTTTTCCGCCAGTGAACGCTCCTTTCTCGAACTCATCCGCGATTGGGGCAAAAAAGTCGTCATCATCGTCAACAAAGCCGACCTGCTCGACGACGCCGGTCTGGCGGAGGTCGTCGCATTCGTCGGCAGGCATGCCGAAGACCTGTTTGGTGTGCGCCCCGAGATTTTCGCCGTCTCGTCGCGGCTGGCACGCCAGGCGCGCGACGATGATGATCAGGCGCTGTGGGATGCCAGTCGCTTTCCGGCAATCGAGCAGTACATCAGCGACACCCTGGACGAAGAGCAGCGTGTGCGCCTGAAATTGCTCTCACCCCTCGGGGTGGCGCGTCGGTTAGCGGAACGCTACCTGATCGCCGTTGAGGATCGTCTGGCGGCGCTGCGCGATGATGTTGCCGCCATCGAGAATATCGAACGACAACTCGAGCAGTTCCGCAGCGATCTTGCCGACGATTTTCAGCGTCACCGCGCCGAAATCGCCAATATCCTCAACGAGTTCGAACTGCGCGGCATGCAGTTCTTCGATGAGACCATTCGTGTCAGTAATCTGTTTCATCTGGCGCGACATCAGCAGGAGATCAGCGAAGCGTTTGCGCGTGACATCGTCGCCGATGTACCGCAGCAGATCGAAGCGCGCCTTCAGGCGCTGATCGACTGGATGGTGGAAAAGAACCTGCGCATCTGGCAGGGGGTCATGGATTATCTGCGCCGCGAGCGAGCGGTGCAACACCGCAGCGGACTGATCGGCGAGATCGGTGGGACCTTTGAATACAATCGGAATGCCTTGATCGAGTCGGTCGCGCGCGAGGCGGAAAAGATCGTCGCCACCTACGACCGCGAAGCGGAGGCGCAGGCGCTGACCGATGAGGTGCGTGCAGCAATCGCCAGTTCGACGCTGGTTGGCGCCGGCGCCGTTGGGATCGGCGCACTCCTGGTGCTGTTGCTGCACGGCGCATTGCTCGACGTGACCGGCGTGCTGGTCGCCGGTGTGCTGGCGCTTGGCGGATTGTACATTATTCCAAATAAGCGCCGCCAGATCAAACGCCAGTTTCACCAGCGCGTCGCCGATCTGCGCGAGACACTCACCGCAACGATGGAACGCCAGTTCAACGCTGAACTTGACCGCATGATCACCCGCATTCGTGATGCCATCGACCCCTACACCCGCTTTGTCTACACCCAGCACGACCATCTGCTGACAACACAGCGCGAACTGTCGGACGCCGAAGCGGAGATCAGTCGATTGCAAGCGGAGGTGGAACGCTCTTGA
- a CDS encoding SpoVR family protein, producing MKSTRLPPELQAAWEEIETYAKEYGLDFFPIIYEVLDYRTLYETAALGGFPIRYPHWRFGMEYDQLMKGHIWLGSTIYEMVINTNPSYAYLLEGNEMVTQKMVMAHVAAHVDFFKNNMWFAHTNRKMLDEMANHAARVQRMIDRYGYETVEEFIDICLSLENLIDYHAPYIKRPEAQTHHSVLAEEDLPVVEGLPVERSYMRDYINPPEFIEQQRKRLERERARQKKFPENPQKDVLLFLMNYAPLERWQHSILEIVRDEAYYFAPQGMTKILNEGWACCRYDTLVFTDQGVLRIGDIVAQRQAVRVSDGETPQAVYDWAAFENYETIRVRTRRGLELEGSVNHRVMLPDGGWRRLDELQVGERVRIGGGQNLWAQQYVALDWSPVRHATLAQIADAAEVEVETVIRYQRSVRGVHATTPASLVAAYDAAIADHGPIIRRRVPIRVPEVVDERLAAFLGYLCGGGHISAVRHAIELMTADEDQARAFADLVRSLFGIEARWRRDGNRWRVSFYSRDAQDFLVHLGLKTGVAAREKRVPDVILRSPKPVVAAFLRALYDCDGCAGDAGVVLSTASEEMGRTVQVLLLNFGILASRCANTDGTWHIRATGRSAAVFFAEIGFGLARKQAALAHSIEDRRRFQREEWSDEIVAIERGRAHVYDISVHATHRYAAQGFINHNSYWHSEIMTKKALRDDELIDFADHHSGVVAVHPGRLNPYKLGLELLRNIEFRWNTGRFGKEYEECEDLAAKLSWDKQLGLGRQKLFEIRRLYNDVTFIDEFLTPEFVMEQKLFTFRYNRDTDMYEIASREFKEIKEKLLFRLTNFGQPFIYVEDGNYNNRGELYLRHRYEGVELKMDYARDTLRNIQRIWTRPVHLETVVDEKRRLISFDGRDFSERKMD from the coding sequence ATGAAAAGTACCCGTCTTCCCCCAGAGTTGCAGGCAGCATGGGAGGAGATTGAGACCTATGCAAAGGAGTATGGGCTTGATTTCTTCCCTATTATTTATGAAGTTCTCGATTATCGCACCCTCTACGAGACGGCAGCGCTGGGCGGATTTCCGATCCGCTATCCCCACTGGCGCTTCGGTATGGAGTATGACCAACTCATGAAGGGCCATATCTGGCTTGGCTCGACGATCTATGAGATGGTCATCAATACCAATCCGTCGTATGCGTACCTGCTCGAAGGCAACGAGATGGTGACGCAGAAGATGGTGATGGCGCATGTGGCGGCGCACGTCGATTTCTTCAAGAATAATATGTGGTTCGCGCATACGAACCGCAAAATGCTCGATGAAATGGCGAATCACGCTGCTCGTGTGCAGCGAATGATCGACCGCTATGGCTATGAGACGGTCGAGGAGTTCATCGATATCTGTCTCTCGCTCGAAAACCTGATCGACTATCACGCGCCGTACATCAAGCGCCCCGAAGCACAGACCCATCATTCGGTTCTGGCAGAGGAGGATCTGCCGGTGGTCGAGGGGTTGCCGGTCGAACGCAGCTACATGCGCGACTATATCAATCCGCCGGAGTTTATTGAGCAGCAGCGAAAACGGCTCGAACGCGAACGCGCTCGTCAGAAGAAGTTCCCGGAGAATCCGCAGAAGGATGTGCTCCTCTTTCTCATGAATTACGCACCGCTGGAACGCTGGCAGCATTCGATCCTCGAAATTGTGCGCGATGAGGCGTACTATTTCGCGCCTCAGGGAATGACGAAGATCCTCAATGAAGGGTGGGCCTGCTGCCGATACGATACGCTGGTGTTCACCGATCAGGGCGTGCTCCGCATCGGCGATATCGTCGCTCAGCGACAGGCGGTGCGGGTGAGCGACGGCGAAACGCCGCAAGCCGTCTATGATTGGGCGGCGTTCGAGAACTATGAGACGATCCGGGTGCGCACGCGGCGCGGCTTGGAACTCGAAGGCTCGGTCAACCATCGCGTCATGCTGCCCGACGGCGGCTGGCGCCGCCTCGATGAACTCCAGGTTGGCGAAAGGGTCAGGATTGGCGGCGGTCAGAACTTGTGGGCGCAACAGTATGTCGCCCTGGATTGGTCGCCGGTGCGCCATGCGACCCTCGCGCAGATCGCTGATGCGGCAGAGGTCGAGGTCGAGACCGTCATCCGCTACCAGCGCAGCGTGCGTGGCGTTCACGCAACAACGCCGGCGTCGCTCGTCGCAGCATACGATGCCGCCATCGCTGACCACGGCCCGATCATCCGGCGACGGGTCCCCATTCGTGTGCCGGAGGTTGTAGATGAGCGCCTGGCGGCGTTCCTGGGGTATCTGTGCGGCGGTGGGCATATCAGCGCGGTCAGGCACGCCATCGAATTGATGACCGCCGATGAGGATCAGGCGCGCGCCTTCGCCGATCTGGTCCGTTCACTGTTCGGCATCGAAGCGCGCTGGCGCAGGGATGGAAACCGCTGGCGCGTCTCTTTCTATTCGCGCGACGCTCAGGATTTCCTGGTCCACCTTGGTCTCAAAACCGGCGTTGCAGCGCGCGAAAAGCGTGTGCCCGACGTCATTCTGCGCTCGCCGAAGCCGGTCGTTGCGGCGTTCCTGCGTGCGCTGTACGACTGCGATGGCTGTGCAGGCGATGCTGGCGTTGTTCTCTCCACCGCCAGCGAGGAGATGGGCAGAACCGTTCAGGTGCTGCTGCTCAACTTTGGCATTCTCGCCAGCCGCTGCGCCAATACGGATGGTACATGGCACATTCGCGCCACCGGTCGTTCGGCTGCTGTCTTCTTCGCCGAGATCGGCTTCGGTCTGGCGCGCAAGCAGGCGGCGCTGGCGCACTCTATCGAGGATCGGCGCCGGTTTCAGCGTGAGGAGTGGTCGGACGAGATTGTGGCAATTGAGCGGGGACGCGCTCATGTGTACGATATCTCGGTGCATGCAACGCACCGCTACGCCGCGCAGGGGTTCATCAACCACAATAGCTACTGGCACTCGGAGATTATGACGAAAAAGGCGTTGCGCGATGATGAGTTGATCGACTTTGCCGACCATCACTCCGGGGTGGTGGCGGTCCATCCCGGTCGCCTCAATCCGTATAAACTCGGACTCGAACTGTTGCGCAATATCGAGTTTCGCTGGAATACCGGGCGCTTTGGTAAGGAGTACGAGGAGTGTGAAGACCTGGCTGCCAAACTCAGTTGGGATAAGCAACTGGGGCTAGGGCGTCAGAAGTTGTTCGAGATACGCCGTCTCTACAACGATGTCACCTTCATCGACGAGTTCCTGACGCCGGAGTTTGTGATGGAGCAGAAGCTCTTTACATTCCGGTATAATCGTGATACAGACATGTATGAGATTGCGTCGCGCGAGTTCAAGGAGATTAAGGAGAAACTCCTGTTCCGCCTGACCAATTTCGGTCAACCGTTCATTTATGTCGAAGATGGCAATTACAACAATCGCGGCGAACTCTATCTGCGCCATCGTTATGAGGGGGTCGAACTGAAGATGGACTATGCGCGCGATACGTTGCGCAATATTCAGCGCATCTGGACGCGCCCGGTGCATCTCGAAACAGTCGTGGACGAAAAGCGGCGATTGATCTCATTCGACGGACGTGATTTCTCGGAACGGAAGATGGATTAG
- a CDS encoding SAM hydrolase/SAM-dependent halogenase family protein, whose translation MQPSGIITLTTDFGLADSYVGIMKGVILGIAPQATIVDITHQIAPQDIHQAAYIVQTFGAFFPPGTVHVVVVDPGVGSKRRRIILTTPVAAYVAPDNGVLTYVWREAMARWGTEKCAVYNLTESRYWLPHVSSTFHGRDVFAPVAAHLTLGVPPAEFGEQCEEIVEAMLEQPSRGRQGELVGRIIHIDHFGNCITNITLKHLKEAGIGERMAAQLIGQRIEGLYRTYSDVPIGALVALIGSSDHLEIAVRNGNAAQTLGAGIGDIVRVFPFTHDAP comes from the coding sequence ATGCAACCATCAGGGATCATCACACTGACAACCGATTTTGGGTTGGCGGATAGTTACGTTGGCATTATGAAAGGGGTTATTCTCGGAATTGCGCCCCAAGCGACGATTGTGGACATTACCCATCAGATCGCGCCACAGGACATCCACCAGGCAGCGTACATCGTCCAGACCTTTGGCGCGTTCTTCCCGCCGGGGACGGTGCATGTCGTAGTCGTCGATCCGGGGGTGGGGAGCAAACGGCGCCGGATCATCCTGACGACTCCGGTTGCCGCGTATGTCGCGCCGGACAACGGCGTGCTGACGTATGTCTGGCGCGAAGCGATGGCACGGTGGGGCACAGAAAAGTGCGCAGTCTACAACCTGACCGAGTCGCGCTACTGGTTGCCGCATGTCAGTAGCACCTTCCACGGGCGCGATGTGTTTGCGCCGGTGGCGGCGCATCTCACCCTTGGCGTTCCGCCAGCGGAGTTCGGCGAGCAGTGTGAAGAGATCGTCGAAGCCATGCTGGAGCAACCGTCGCGTGGGCGGCAGGGCGAACTGGTTGGACGAATCATCCATATCGACCATTTCGGCAATTGCATTACCAATATCACCCTGAAGCACTTGAAGGAAGCCGGGATCGGCGAGCGCATGGCTGCCCAGTTGATCGGACAGCGCATCGAAGGATTGTACCGAACGTATTCCGACGTCCCGATTGGCGCGCTCGTCGCGCTGATCGGCAGCAGCGACCACCTGGAGATCGCTGTGCGCAACGGCAATGCCGCGCAAACGCTAGGTGCGGGGATCGGTGACATTGTGCGCGTGTTCCCGTTTACGCACGATGCGCCGTAG
- a CDS encoding DUF444 family protein, with amino-acid sequence MSIHRAERDLNRFRQIVRGKIKKDLRKYMSQGEMIGRQGRKYVSIPLPQIDLPQFRYGTRQSGGVGQGDGNVGDPIGQGDGQSGQGEAGSEPGQHVIEVDVTIEELAQILGEELQLPNIQPKGKKNIVSQKDRYSGIRRVGPDSLRHFKRTYREALKRQISSGEYNLADPIVVPIRQDMRYRSWKETLQPESNAVIIYMMDVSGSMGAEQKELVRITAFWIETWLRSQYKAIDIRYIVHDAAAKEVDQETFYHIREGGGTKISSAYKLCNKLIDERYPADEWNIYPFHFSDGDNWGGGDTRECIELLRTQLLPKVNQFCYGQVRSLYGSGRFAHDLEEHLGKHEALVISEIADRDDIYDAIKDFLGKGR; translated from the coding sequence ATGTCGATTCACCGCGCTGAGCGTGATTTGAACCGGTTCCGCCAGATTGTACGCGGCAAGATCAAAAAAGACCTGCGCAAGTACATGTCGCAGGGCGAAATGATTGGACGCCAGGGGCGCAAATATGTGTCGATCCCGCTGCCGCAGATCGATCTGCCGCAGTTCCGCTATGGCACACGCCAGAGTGGCGGGGTTGGGCAGGGCGATGGCAACGTTGGCGACCCAATTGGGCAGGGTGATGGCCAGTCGGGGCAGGGCGAGGCTGGCTCGGAACCAGGGCAGCACGTGATCGAGGTCGATGTTACCATCGAAGAATTGGCGCAAATCCTTGGCGAAGAACTGCAATTGCCCAACATCCAGCCCAAGGGCAAAAAGAATATTGTCTCGCAGAAGGATCGGTATTCCGGCATTCGCCGTGTTGGTCCCGACTCGCTGCGGCATTTCAAACGCACCTATCGCGAAGCGCTCAAACGCCAGATTTCGTCGGGTGAGTACAACCTCGCCGATCCGATCGTCGTGCCGATCCGCCAGGATATGCGCTATCGCTCCTGGAAGGAAACGCTTCAGCCAGAGTCGAACGCGGTCATTATCTACATGATGGACGTGAGCGGCTCGATGGGCGCTGAGCAAAAGGAGTTGGTGCGCATCACGGCATTCTGGATTGAAACCTGGCTGCGCTCGCAGTACAAGGCGATCGATATTCGCTATATCGTTCACGATGCTGCTGCAAAAGAGGTCGATCAGGAGACGTTCTACCACATCCGCGAAGGCGGCGGCACCAAGATCAGTTCGGCGTACAAATTGTGCAATAAACTGATCGATGAGCGCTACCCGGCTGATGAGTGGAATATCTATCCGTTCCACTTCTCCGATGGCGACAACTGGGGTGGCGGCGATACGCGCGAGTGCATCGAATTGCTGCGCACCCAACTTCTTCCCAAGGTCAATCAGTTCTGCTATGGTCAGGTGCGTTCGCTCTACGGCTCGGGGCGCTTTGCGCACGACCTCGAAGAGCACCTGGGCAAGCATGAGGCGCTGGTGATCTCGGAGATTGCCGATCGCGACGATATCTACGATGCGATCAAGGATTTTCTTGGCAAGGGTCGGTAG
- a CDS encoding PrkA family serine protein kinase has protein sequence MTIQSGVSLLQRVVELQDLKTFRELNWTGTFGDYLDIVARNPKVTRNAFQRIYDMIMSYGHEEFIDAKKKLIRYHFFSDPSFDADDAIFGLEIPLMRLVNFFKAAAQGYGTEKRVLLLHGPVGSSKSTIVRRLKRGLEQYSKTEAGALYTFDWYMGIIDSENWDWRQAPESEWEKCPMHEEPLRLIPAETRERFIEELTDGYNGEYAIRIVGDLCPSCRFNFRDLMLRYQGDWSKVIRHVRVRRLVFSEQDRIGIGTFQPKDEKNQDSTELTGDINYRKIAIYGSDSDPRAFNFDGEFNIANRGIIEFIEMLKLDVAFLYDLLGASQEHKIKSKKFAQTDIDEVIIGHTNSPEYRRLENNEFMEALKDRTVRIDIPYITRLRDEIKIYERDFNKKRVKVHIAPHTLEVAAMWAVLTRLDEPKKPNLTLLQKLKLYNGRTLPGFTEDNIKELRKEAPNEGMQGISPRYIQDKISNALVNYQADGYINPFMVLNELENGLKNHALITSEEDRKRYRDLLSVVKEEYTEIVKNEVQRAISADEEAIKRLCANYIDNIKAYTQRERVRNKFTGQFEEPDERLMRSIEEKIDIPESRKDDFRREIMNYIGALAIEGKTFDYKTNERLHKALELKLFEDQKDSIKLTSLVSRVIDKDTQEKIDVVKARLIRDFGYNEQSATDVLNYVASIFARGDMKH, from the coding sequence ATGACAATCCAGAGCGGCGTTTCGTTGCTGCAGCGGGTGGTCGAGCTCCAGGATCTCAAAACATTCCGCGAACTGAACTGGACCGGCACCTTCGGCGATTATCTTGACATTGTCGCCCGCAATCCGAAGGTGACGCGCAATGCATTCCAGCGCATTTACGACATGATCATGTCGTATGGGCATGAGGAGTTCATCGATGCGAAGAAGAAGTTGATCCGCTATCACTTCTTCAGCGATCCTTCGTTCGATGCCGATGATGCCATCTTCGGTCTCGAGATTCCCCTGATGCGCCTGGTCAACTTCTTCAAAGCCGCAGCGCAGGGATATGGCACCGAGAAGCGTGTGCTCCTGCTCCACGGTCCGGTCGGCTCCTCCAAGTCGACGATTGTCCGGCGGTTGAAGCGCGGGCTTGAGCAGTATTCGAAGACCGAGGCCGGCGCGCTCTATACGTTCGACTGGTATATGGGCATCATCGACTCCGAGAACTGGGACTGGCGACAGGCGCCGGAGTCGGAGTGGGAGAAATGCCCGATGCACGAAGAGCCGCTGCGCCTCATTCCGGCTGAGACGCGCGAGCGCTTCATCGAGGAGTTGACCGACGGCTACAACGGTGAGTACGCCATTCGCATCGTCGGCGATCTCTGCCCGTCGTGCCGCTTCAATTTCCGTGATCTCATGCTGCGCTACCAGGGCGACTGGAGTAAGGTCATTCGCCATGTGCGGGTGCGACGCCTGGTGTTTAGCGAGCAGGATCGGATCGGTATCGGGACGTTCCAACCAAAGGATGAAAAGAACCAGGACTCGACCGAACTGACGGGCGATATCAACTATCGCAAGATTGCGATCTACGGGTCGGACTCCGACCCGCGCGCGTTCAACTTCGATGGCGAGTTCAATATTGCGAACCGCGGCATTATCGAATTCATCGAGATGCTTAAACTGGATGTCGCCTTCCTCTACGACCTGCTGGGGGCGTCGCAGGAGCACAAGATCAAGTCGAAGAAATTTGCGCAGACCGACATCGATGAGGTGATCATCGGGCACACGAACTCGCCGGAGTATCGCCGTCTCGAAAACAATGAGTTCATGGAGGCGCTCAAGGACCGCACGGTGCGCATTGATATTCCGTATATCACCCGCCTGCGCGATGAGATCAAGATCTACGAGCGCGACTTCAACAAGAAGCGGGTCAAGGTGCATATTGCGCCGCATACGCTCGAGGTCGCGGCAATGTGGGCGGTGCTGACGCGCCTCGATGAGCCGAAGAAGCCAAATCTGACCCTGTTGCAGAAGCTCAAGCTCTACAATGGGCGCACGTTGCCCGGCTTTACCGAGGACAATATCAAAGAATTGCGCAAGGAAGCGCCCAACGAGGGCATGCAGGGGATCAGCCCGCGCTATATCCAGGATAAAATCTCGAATGCGCTGGTCAATTATCAGGCGGATGGGTATATCAACCCGTTCATGGTCCTGAATGAACTCGAGAATGGGCTGAAGAACCATGCGCTGATCACCTCCGAGGAGGATCGCAAACGCTATCGCGACCTGCTCTCGGTGGTGAAAGAGGAGTATACCGAAATCGTGAAGAACGAAGTACAGCGCGCCATCAGCGCCGATGAGGAAGCGATCAAGCGCCTCTGCGCCAACTATATCGACAACATCAAAGCCTATACGCAGCGCGAGCGCGTGCGCAACAAGTTCACCGGTCAGTTCGAGGAGCCGGACGAGCGGTTGATGCGCTCGATTGAGGAGAAGATCGATATTCCCGAAAGCCGCAAGGACGACTTCCGTCGCGAGATTATGAACTATATCGGCGCGCTGGCGATTGAGGGCAAAACGTTCGACTATAAGACGAATGAACGGTTGCACAAGGCGCTCGAACTCAAATTGTTCGAGGATCAGAAGGACTCGATCAAGCTTACGTCGCTGGTCTCGCGGGTTATCGATAAGGATACCCAGGAGAAGATCGATGTGGTCAAGGCGCGCCTGATCCGCGATTTTGGGTACAACGAACAGAGCGCAACCGACGTGCTCAACTATGTAGCCAGCATCTTTGCGCGCGGCGATATGAAGCACTAA
- a CDS encoding S9 family peptidase gives MQKKSSFTVEDLYRLGWLEEPQVSPDGREIAFVRVTIDRSANANRRAIWIAPTDGGPPRRLTSGTNDSAPRWSPDGRWLAFVSVRGDDRPQLYVLRRDGGEARRLTSLPQGVSDPAWSPDGRRIAFLSRLNAAERASEDASEPEPEPADEFMHKQLVERRKHEEQRRFDPRVVRRLPYRAGVEFFDDRSTQMYIIEVPDDDDAPAPQPRRITDADLDFGAPVWMPDGQSVLTTATRDPEADSQFFFFDVLRVPVLPEGRADPQRLTAPGFTHFAPLPSPDGRWIACLRMAENQPFASATSLVVMDAAGGEPRNLTAAADLNIAAYDWLPGSDGLLCLAGWRGAQPLWRVALDGGGCERLAQMPDDRFIAEFDTGRDGTIAFVAGDAANPCELYARNKHGVERRLTAFNAPLLEERIIVPFEELVYTAPDGCKVQGWILHPPDFDPAQPGGYPLAVYIHGGPHLMWGPGVRSMWHELQTVAARGYVVFFCNPRGSDGYGDAWRLATQANWGFADAPDIHAGIDTLIARGYVDPHRIAVTGGSYGGYMTVWLIAHSDRFACAAAARGVYNLLTQHSTSDAHELVELVFEGFPWENHDVLWRHSPLAYAHRITTPLLILHAERDYRVPISEAEQLFAFLRRRKQVVEFVRYPREGHELTRTGEPDHRADHMRRILEWFDRFCQPRTGNDGAPRRGSTDG, from the coding sequence GTGCAAAAGAAATCTTCTTTTACGGTCGAAGACCTTTATCGCCTTGGCTGGCTGGAAGAGCCGCAGGTCAGCCCGGACGGTCGCGAGATTGCTTTCGTGCGTGTCACGATTGACCGTTCGGCAAATGCCAACCGTCGTGCGATCTGGATCGCGCCAACCGATGGCGGTCCGCCGCGCCGTTTGACCTCCGGGACGAACGACTCCGCGCCGCGCTGGAGTCCCGATGGCCGTTGGCTGGCGTTCGTCAGCGTGCGCGGTGATGATCGCCCGCAGTTGTACGTGCTACGGCGCGATGGCGGCGAGGCACGCCGCCTGACCTCGTTGCCGCAGGGGGTCAGCGATCCGGCGTGGAGTCCCGATGGGCGTCGTATTGCGTTCCTCTCGCGCCTGAACGCCGCCGAGCGCGCAAGTGAGGACGCGAGTGAGCCTGAGCCGGAACCTGCCGATGAGTTCATGCACAAACAACTCGTTGAGCGCCGTAAGCACGAAGAGCAGCGTCGCTTTGATCCGCGCGTGGTGCGGCGTCTCCCCTATCGCGCTGGCGTCGAGTTTTTCGACGACCGCTCCACGCAGATGTATATCATCGAGGTTCCCGATGATGATGACGCGCCGGCGCCGCAGCCGCGCCGCATCACCGATGCCGACCTCGATTTTGGCGCGCCGGTGTGGATGCCGGATGGTCAGTCGGTGCTGACGACTGCTACCCGCGACCCGGAAGCAGACTCACAGTTCTTCTTCTTCGATGTGTTGCGCGTTCCTGTTCTGCCGGAGGGACGGGCTGATCCGCAGCGTCTGACTGCACCTGGTTTCACCCATTTTGCGCCCTTACCGTCGCCGGATGGACGCTGGATTGCATGCCTGCGCATGGCGGAGAACCAGCCGTTCGCCTCGGCGACATCGCTGGTGGTGATGGACGCGGCCGGCGGCGAGCCGCGCAATCTGACCGCCGCTGCCGACCTCAACATCGCCGCCTACGACTGGCTGCCGGGGAGCGATGGCTTGCTGTGCCTGGCCGGATGGCGCGGCGCGCAGCCGCTGTGGCGCGTCGCGCTCGATGGTGGCGGGTGCGAACGGCTCGCGCAGATGCCCGATGACCGGTTTATCGCCGAGTTTGATACTGGAAGGGATGGAACCATTGCGTTTGTGGCGGGGGATGCCGCCAATCCCTGCGAGTTGTACGCTCGCAACAAGCACGGCGTTGAGCGCCGGTTGACTGCGTTCAACGCACCGCTGCTGGAAGAACGGATCATCGTGCCATTCGAGGAACTGGTCTACACTGCGCCTGATGGGTGCAAGGTGCAAGGATGGATACTCCATCCGCCTGATTTTGACCCAGCGCAACCTGGCGGCTATCCTCTCGCGGTCTACATCCACGGCGGTCCGCACCTGATGTGGGGACCAGGGGTGCGCAGCATGTGGCACGAGTTACAGACCGTCGCTGCGCGTGGGTATGTGGTCTTCTTCTGCAATCCGCGTGGCTCCGATGGATACGGCGATGCCTGGCGCCTGGCGACGCAGGCGAATTGGGGATTCGCCGATGCGCCCGACATTCACGCCGGGATCGATACGCTGATCGCGCGCGGGTATGTCGATCCGCATCGCATAGCGGTCACCGGCGGTTCGTATGGCGGGTATATGACCGTGTGGCTGATCGCGCACAGTGATCGGTTTGCCTGCGCCGCTGCGGCGCGCGGCGTCTACAATCTGCTGACGCAGCACAGCACCAGTGATGCGCACGAACTGGTCGAACTGGTCTTTGAAGGATTTCCATGGGAAAACCACGATGTGCTCTGGCGGCATTCGCCGCTGGCATATGCGCATCGTATCACCACGCCGCTGCTCATTCTGCACGCCGAACGTGACTATCGCGTGCCGATCAGCGAAGCGGAGCAACTGTTCGCCTTCCTGCGCCGGCGGAAACAGGTCGTTGAATTTGTGCGCTACCCGCGTGAAGGGCACGAATTGACCCGCACCGGCGAGCCGGACCATCGAGCCGACCATATGCGTCGCATTCTCGAGTGGTTCGACCGGTTCTGCCAACCGCGCACCGGCAACGATGGCGCACCTCGTAGGGGGTCTACCGATGGCTGA